Below is a window of Phocoena sinus isolate mPhoSin1 chromosome 2, mPhoSin1.pri, whole genome shotgun sequence DNA.
aataataaataatgataataagcaACATTCATTTAGGGTATACTATGTACCAGAAACTGTGTTAGATGCATATTCTCATAACTGTCACAataatcttcattttaattttagacaaCTAACTAAGCCTctgaaaatttcaataaattgctcaaagtgaaaggaaaagtagAAGGCAGAGCCAGAATCCAAACAAAAGGCTATGTATTccaaaacattttactttttcaatagCTTCACCaaactaattttcaaaattttcccGATCCTAATGATCATTTCCGTATCAGCTAGAGTTTGCTTAGGGTATACTAAGAGTAATATGGAATAAGAAATGTCTTTTGGGAATTAAACTTTGCAGAATAATGAGAACAGCTGGGAAAATAATTCTGAGGAGGACAGTGGGTGATTAGATAATAAAGTCACGAACCAGGGACTATAAAGAAGTCTACTGGACGCTATTGACTCTCTCCTTGCAATGGACCTGAAATCCTTACAAATCAGAAAGACAGgcaattggggaaaaaaatatctaaatgcAAAGTGAAGAGAAATATGGGTAACCTTGATCTCACAGGCAAATGAAGTCCATGAGTACAAACTGAACCCCACAAGGACAATCTGGAATCCAAGTGTGTCAGTGCATCAAACTCCAACAGGGTGACTAAACACAAGTCTGTGCCCTTCAGCACAGCTGCACACATGCTTGGCCTGagtcttaaagaaaataaagggagaaatctaGCAGGGGCTATAGGAACTGAATTATGATATTTAAggagcttagaacagtgcctggcatatgttAATCACTATATAAGAGTTTGATATTACTAGTGAATAGTTTTTAGCAGGGAAGTGATACAtaccatttttttgtgttttttttgtttgtgttgtttttttttgcggtacacgggcctctcactgttgtggcctctcccattgcggagcacaggctccggacgtgcaggctcagtggccatggctcatgggcccagccgctctgtggcatgtgggatcttcctggaccggggcacgaacccgtgtcccctgcatcggcaggctgactctcaaccactacgccaccagggaagcccctagtgtatatttttataaaaattaaggatTCCAGACTAAATACGCTTAGAATAATTCCATATTTGGGGGGGGTAAGAAATGGTGGATTATGCAATGATGATTGGTGGAATGTGCTTTTCAAAACTAAGCTGATATGGTACATGGTCCATTTTCTAACTGATTCAGTCAGTATTTTCCATAAAACCTGAAGAACTCCATCAACTAAATCAAAGAGATTTATCTGGCAATATTTGCTTGAATTTAGTTAactgtaattgtatttttattttgaatgagcAGATAGTTCTGTTTCATTGCAGTAATGCATGAAATTCTGAATACACATGTTCCCAAATTAAATTTTCCATTTAgaatagaaatttagaaataatgaagAGCTCtgcaatatataatttaattatatttcagtTCAACTGTCGTATCAATTTTTTAACAACTAGAATgaccagaaaaaggaaaatgctgaaaaaatgaaatcatggcTTCAAGGACATGTTAGCAGGACTTTTGTTAAGAAAAACAAGTGAGAGTGTTCTTCTATTaacattaaaggaaataaaatttatatataatagcttataaTAGAAAACTGTAGGGAAAACTCAAATAATAAACCTGATAACAGCTTCCTATTAGTTGtttaatgtaataatttttaatctttcatttccttttcatccaCCTATCTATATGCATAAACAATCATAGTTACCAATCTCTTAGAGCAAGGACATTCATGGGCTTATGCTTGGCTGCCTCCCTGTATTTAGTGAGTGAGTACAGAGTTCCAAGTTTGAAGGGTAAGATGTTTGAAAAGTTTGAGACCAAAGATAAGGATGAATAACGAAGacggaaaatattttcaaagctgCATCACAGTTGTATTAACACATGACCCAGGaactgttttgttgtgttttgtgtggcattttgatttttttgaagttgagggtttttttgggtttttttgtttttgaaaaacagttCAGTAAAAAGTAAACAGGATTGGACAGGAGTCAGAAGATCTGGCTCAAGTACACCCTCATTTGCAAATTGCATAGGACTTAATTTCCTAGAAAACTTCAAGAGTTTTAGAGTATCAAGTAAAACATGTCAAAGAAAGTGCTACTGAAATTGAAAAGCCCTTTTTATACATTCATATATTATTTAGTACCTGTTATCCTTCTTGTttagatataataaatattattgctTAAAACAGCAATTTAGCTTAAAATACACAAGTAGGAGGCATAGTAAGGGCCTGAAAGAAGTATCAAGTCAGATGCAAAATTTTAAGATTGacatagaaatttttttaagtaaatgaaaataattttaaaagcatatgtTTCAATACTGTTTATTTAGTATTCCTTTTGTTCCTTATTTAATATGTTGACTCTGAAAATGAGTAGCTAAAGAAAACTGAGGGCACTGTTTGCAGGATTGAGATTTAGAAGactaaataacaaataaacaactaaataaCCATAATTTTAGAATGCAGAAGAGACCCAGAAACTTTAGCTTatgtaatttctaaaataaaacaatgtataaaaacatCTGTATGATCAACATAACTCTAATGTAGGGCAAACACCTACAACTGCAAACTCTCTCTAGGATTCTTttagaggacagacagcagatttagtgtcattttctctcttcttttggttCTACTGGGACTCAGATCAAGAAATATGTACTTGGTTGTCAACCTATGACCTTTCTGTGATGAAGAAAAGATTGGATTGTCGTCTCTTGAGTGTAAGATAATGTAAGGCTTGTCTGGGGAAACCTTTGGCAGTGATCCCCAATTGTCCTAAGGCTGATAATTGGAGGTGACAGGTAATTCTAGAAACAATGTGCAGAAATGTATAAGGGAAACATAAGCAACAAGTTTAAGAATAGACTTTTTAGTTTCAAAGAGATTGTAATTGAAATATGACTAATGCCTACCATTATTTTcatcccaattgtttattttctataaaaactaagaattttttctgtaaatctcagattcttctctattttttattcaaGGCAATGACAGCTATATAACTTATGACTTCTCTACAAACAAAACTTTTGACATATTTTCGTAGACTCTCTAAGTTAAAAGTGTGGGTTAGAATTGCAACAGCTTTCTCTATAAATGGCATACAAATTGTGTCACTCTCACTTGAAATGAAATTATCATTTGTCATTAAAACTCTTTCTGGTAACGTTAacacaaaaaattatttctctattaATCTATATTCTAAAAAttggatatttttaaactataaaaaaaattaagaaataattctttttttaccATAAGTAAAATTTATTGGTGAGCAAAAGTCAGACCAGCATGGTCAAAATCGCCAGTGCTGTCAAAAGACCTCACGAGTGCAGAGCTCGCCACTTATCCAGAGGGCCACGGCTGGGGATGTATTTGACTCCACAACCATCCGGGATGAGGCACTTCTTAGCCACTTTGTCTTCAAATTCATCAGCATTAAACTTGGTAAAGCCCCATTTCTTGGAGATATGAATCTTCTGGCGCCCAGGAAACTTGAACTTGGCCCTGCGTAAGGCTTCAATCACATGTTCCTTGTTCTGAAGCTTGGTGCGGATGGACATGATGACTTGACCAACGTGGACTCTGGCCACTGTACCCTGGGGTTTTCCAAAGGCACCTCGCATACCTGTCTGGAGTCTGTCAGCCCCAGCACAGGACAACACCTTGTTGATGCGTATAACATGTAATGGATGGAGTCGCACTCGGATGTGAAAGCCATCTTTGCCACAACTTTTCACCATGTACTTGTTGGCACAAATTCGGGCGGCCTCCAGGGATTCAGAAGAGAGCTGCTCATACTCATTAGACACTATGTGTCCACAGAGTGGGAACTCAACCACTTTTGCCTTCTTCCGACCCAGGTCAAAGATACGGATCTTGGCATCAGGGACACCTCGGCAAAAGCGAGACTTTGGATACGGCTTATTCTTGCAATACCGGTAACAACGAGCGGGGCGTCGGCCCATGGCGACACCGGGTATCTCTGACGCACGTCAAAGAGAAAAGAAGCGGTTGCTTCCACGCCTGCGCATGCGCCTCATATACATTGCCCATCTTCCCGCGCAGGAACCATAGAGGACTTGAGGACACTCTTTCACAACGTCCCCACCATAGATGCAGTGACACTCTACGCATGCGTTTGGGGGATTTGGAACATGCGCAGGATGGAAAGGCAGTTGGGTATATTGGCCTGCGGGCGTCCAAGTAAGAGAATTGGACCTTGCTGCAGCATCGCAGGATCTCGTTTCCTTCCGGCTTTCCCTCTCTGGCGTAGAACTTCTGCCCTAAGGTTTGTCTTAACTATAAAAGATGTATTTTCCTAGAATTTGAATGAGTAATGTCTCTCCAGCTAGTCGTACTTTGTGTCTGGTTTGTCTAAATAATCCATTTGCCGGAGCTCATATCTCCTGTCAGCATTTGTGGATCAGTTGCTATTTATCAAAGGGTATGTGGTCACCTTCCATGGGTAAAGTGGTTTCTTGGCTCACTGGTAAGGCTCAGGAAGAAATGAGAGTAGAGGGGAGACGGGGATAGAAGAAATCTGTTGTACATGTTGCTTGATAATTGCTTTAGAAACATGAAACtttggttgttttatttattcGGCCATATGGAATGATTTTATTGTCAAAATGGCATCCACATAATTGGAATACCAACTGAATTTTTTAACTTTAGGCTATTTGCATTTTCAAATGTTACAGCTTCTGGGAACTGTATAAAAGAGTAactattgggaattccctggcagtctagtggttaggacttggcgctttcactgcgggGCCTGCcctctatccctggtctgggaactaagatcccactagccgcgaggtaggaaaaaaaagtagCTATTTATACTTTATTAATCTTTTACACATTACTGAGAATGAGCttaatagtttttttcttctgatacTAGATTTTGTGAAAATATTATGATCAGGATCAGAGTGTGAGGAAAGAgcgaaatgaaagagagaaagagaatttacAAATAGTATATAATCCCTACCTGGGTTTTTCTAGCATTTTTGATTCCTTGGTGCTGTTTCACAAATCCATGACATAATGGAACAAAATCCTTCCAATGTGAATATATTCTGTTGCTAATGCTTTCTCTTTAACAGGGAAACATAAGTTGTGACAAAATAACACCTGCTCTTAAAATGAGTGAGGTTTTATAAAATACCCATATTAGAGTAGAATATTAAAACTCCTTGCGTAGTGAACTTTACCACATTATGTAGAAGCTTGCTtaattccccttccttccttcatttctgccTTTCTGTTTTCCTCAAATAGTTCCTGTTTACTATATAATCTGTATATGGAGATAAAACAAGTAACATTATGCTGCCCTCACTGAGTTTGCAAGTCTAGAGGAGAAGTTATATATTATTCAAATAACATGTCATTGTATTACAAAGTACAAAATGTggcaaaaaggaaaagcaaggtgAGGTCTGAAAGCCTGGGATGAAACCCTGATCTAGACTGAGGATTGGACAGGGAAAACTTTATCAGGAAAGAGCTTTCACATAGTGACAGGGGCACATGGGGCCtggcatatgcaaaggccctgaagcaggCAAGAAGATGGACCATTTAAGGAAGGAACCAGAGTAAGGCCAGTGTGCCTATGAGTGGCACAGGGGGTGAGTGGCATAATGTGAGTCCAGTGGGATTGGGGGGGCTTTTCATATCACAGTGGGCCGTTTTATCAAGTTAGTGGTCCTGCTCTTTTATTTGAATACACTAAGGAGATTTACATAGGTTATACCACTCGATATATACAATATGGTCAGTAGACTGGAAGGGGCCAAAAAATGGATGCAGGGAGGTCAGAAAGGAAGGCTTTCTAACACTGAACAAGAGAAATTAGTGTAACTTGAacatgcttttaatatgttttactttaaaaacatgtttgtATCTTTTTCTACTACTACATGCCCAGAATATATCATAGTTCTGGGAGAGATGAGTGTGTGAGGTAAAAGGAAGATACCCAACCACAGTTCATGTGCTATCACGCACTCACCACCACCTCTCCAGGCCATGCTTTGTGTTTCCAAAACCCTAGAAATTTCTGACCAGCAGATGTTTTGTTGCTATCTGGACCTGCTTGCATAATCCTCTTTCCTTAATCCAAAAGATGACCTATCACAGTTTGCCTGTGACTGTaccagttttagcactgaagtCCTGCAACCCCCAGaacccctcagtcccaggcaaaaTGAGGGGGTTGATCACCCTACCACACTTAAGCATTGGGCCCCTCACAGTTGTAGGCTATAGTCAGAGGgtgagaagagaaggggagagcCAGGTTGGGATTCTCTGTTTAAGCTCCTTTCCCTAGTCCTACAAATATTAG
It encodes the following:
- the RPL10L gene encoding 60S ribosomal protein L10-like isoform X1, whose amino-acid sequence is MGRRPARCYRYCKNKPYPKSRFCRGVPDAKIRIFDLGRKKAKVVEFPLCGHIVSNEYEQLSSESLEAARICANKYMVKSCGKDGFHIRVRLHPLHVIRINKVLSCAGADRLQTGMRGAFGKPQGTVARVHVGQVIMSIRTKLQNKEHVIEALRRAKFKFPGRQKIHISKKWGFTKFNADEFEDKVAKKCLIPDGCGVKYIPSRGPLDKWRALHS
- the RPL10L gene encoding 60S ribosomal protein L10-like isoform X2 — encoded protein: MGRRPARCYRYCKNKPYPKSRFCRGVPALEAARICANKYMVKSCGKDGFHIRVRLHPLHVIRINKVLSCAGADRLQTGMRGAFGKPQGTVARVHVGQVIMSIRTKLQNKEHVIEALRRAKFKFPGRQKIHISKKWGFTKFNADEFEDKVAKKCLIPDGCGVKYIPSRGPLDKWRALHS